The Acidobacteriota bacterium genome window below encodes:
- a CDS encoding DUF58 domain-containing protein, translating to MQARFIDPALLAKLGNLQLVAKTVVEGFILGMHRSPYHGFSLDFAEYRQYAPGDDIRTVDWKVYGRTDRFYVKKYEGDTNTQLHIILDGSRSMSFAGNGLSKLDYGRFLAASLAYLSVRQNDATGLAVFDSDVLEAVPPRAQYRHFLSILHLLERLQPGGRSQITESLGQVSRFIRKRSMVVIISDFYQDASSLSRALHYLHHRGNDVVLFHVLDPVELELPLEAVRTLEDLETGEHLPYVPGDSRQAYLDLLENHIQELRKECRDIFIDYQLLNTREPLDRALRSYLVARRRKY from the coding sequence ATGCAAGCCAGATTCATCGACCCGGCCCTGCTGGCCAAACTCGGCAATCTGCAGTTGGTGGCCAAAACCGTGGTGGAAGGGTTCATTCTGGGGATGCACCGTTCGCCCTACCACGGGTTCAGCCTCGATTTCGCCGAGTACCGGCAGTATGCGCCGGGAGACGACATCCGGACCGTGGACTGGAAGGTCTACGGCAGGACCGACCGCTTCTACGTCAAGAAGTACGAAGGCGACACCAACACCCAACTGCACATCATCCTGGACGGCAGCCGAAGCATGTCATTCGCCGGCAACGGCCTGTCCAAGCTGGACTACGGACGCTTCCTGGCGGCTTCCCTGGCCTACCTGTCCGTCCGCCAGAACGACGCCACCGGGTTGGCCGTCTTCGATTCGGATGTCCTGGAGGCGGTGCCGCCGCGCGCCCAATACCGGCACTTCCTGTCCATTCTCCACCTCCTGGAGCGGCTCCAGCCGGGCGGACGAAGCCAGATCACCGAATCGCTGGGCCAGGTCTCCCGCTTCATCCGCAAGCGGAGCATGGTGGTGATCATCAGCGACTTCTACCAGGACGCCTCCTCCCTTTCCCGGGCGCTCCACTACCTGCACCACCGGGGGAACGACGTGGTCCTGTTCCACGTTCTGGACCCGGTCGAGCTGGAACTCCCGCTGGAGGCCGTGAGAACCCTGGAGGACCTGGAGACGGGCGAGCACCTTCCCTATGTTCCCGGAGACTCCCGGCAGGCCTATCTGGACCTGCTGGAAAACCACATCCAAGAACTCAGAAAAGAGTGCCGCGACATCTTCATCGACTACCAGTTGTTGAACACCCGGGAGCCGCTGGACCGGGCGCTCCGCTCCTACCTGGTGGCCCGCCGGAGGAAATACTGA